A stretch of the Paenibacillus dendritiformis genome encodes the following:
- a CDS encoding TetR/AcrR family transcriptional regulator, translated as MSRTKKPPEERRQQLLDIGIELFLRNGVAGVSVQDIVREAGVATGLFYYYFKSKEVFLDEAVESYVMGQIQQYQALLQCEELTGLERLQRLVDEFVTSMDQTAQVIRENAVTGPQHRRIVEAMLHKLSPELESFIRRGCDEGIFHVLHPAVTAQFLLHGLSGVFHMGRNEDSHQTRQAEIERLTSAALGISEGRSR; from the coding sequence ATGTCAAGGACGAAAAAACCGCCGGAAGAACGGCGTCAACAACTTTTGGATATTGGGATTGAATTGTTTTTGCGCAATGGAGTTGCGGGCGTATCTGTGCAAGATATTGTAAGGGAAGCCGGAGTTGCGACAGGGCTTTTCTACTACTATTTCAAGTCGAAAGAGGTTTTCCTGGATGAGGCTGTGGAAAGCTATGTCATGGGGCAAATACAGCAATATCAAGCCCTGCTCCAATGCGAAGAATTGACGGGGCTAGAGCGGCTTCAACGGCTTGTGGACGAATTTGTCACCTCAATGGATCAAACGGCGCAGGTCATCCGTGAGAATGCGGTCACAGGCCCGCAGCATCGCAGGATTGTGGAGGCTATGCTGCACAAACTCTCCCCGGAGCTGGAATCGTTCATTCGGCGAGGATGCGATGAGGGGATATTCCATGTGTTGCATCCTGCCGTCACGGCGCAATTTCTGCTTCATGGGCTATCGGGGGTATTCCACATGGGGAGAAATGAGGACTCCCATCAGACTCGTCAAGCGGAAATCGAACGGCTGACTTCTGCGGCGTTAGGCATCAGCGAAGGGAGGAGCAGGTAA
- a CDS encoding RNA polymerase sigma factor yields the protein MEQWLSFLRDGFQQLDRQSQKLTYQSYRKFIYHDIYFLLRNHDLTEDVIQESFLKVIASSPKSQNPVKIKAWLKQISRNTAFAYLRKNKKCYSLSNLEGMDEEVLFASAAETAVADQVEEQIRDEMLHEALDQLNARYRNVLFRYYVEDKSHRELARELGISEQASAQLLVRARKKLRYYFCKKWVDNEEG from the coding sequence ATGGAACAGTGGTTATCTTTTTTGCGCGATGGTTTCCAACAATTAGATCGTCAATCTCAAAAACTGACTTATCAATCCTACCGAAAATTCATCTATCACGATATTTACTTCTTGCTCCGAAATCATGATCTGACGGAGGACGTCATTCAGGAATCATTCCTCAAAGTGATTGCCTCATCACCTAAATCACAAAATCCCGTAAAGATAAAGGCCTGGCTCAAACAAATTTCGAGGAACACCGCCTTTGCGTACTTGAGAAAAAACAAAAAATGTTATTCACTATCCAACCTGGAGGGCATGGATGAGGAGGTGCTTTTCGCTTCGGCGGCCGAGACGGCCGTAGCCGATCAGGTGGAGGAGCAAATACGCGATGAAATGCTTCATGAAGCGCTTGACCAGCTCAATGCGCGCTACCGCAATGTGTTGTTTCGCTATTATGTGGAAGATAAGTCGCACCGGGAGCTGGCTCGGGAATTAGGAATCAGCGAGCAAGCTTCTGCGCAATTATTGGTTAGAGCGCGCAAAAAATTGCGTTACTATTTTTGCAAAAAATGGGTTGATAACGAGGAAGGATGA
- a CDS encoding alpha/beta fold hydrolase yields MPYIPLHPIKQFDFQINRILTYGDEACSFDEIKGAVPQIVDLDSWYRAWLRLGEQAEADNRKLHAAYYYRLAEFFLKKGPEKQKMYEKSLHNFRSVMDRDERLRVEYVPYEHSSMKTFIFETENPLGNMVVFGGYDSFIEEFYLAIQDLAKSGYTIYLFEGPGQGESLKKGLAFEPHWEKPVSALFDYFKLEDVCLIGVSWGGYLALRAAAFERRIAKTVAYDVLYDGFDCIINPFPAAMQTVIKLMFRMRAKSLINFVLRQAMKKQLILDWAISHGQYITGTDSPYHFYMDLKRHTLRGITSKIKCDVLLLAGERDHYIPSTHYHLLMNRLTNANTVTGRMFTEEEGGAEHCQIGNHGLAIKAILDWLK; encoded by the coding sequence ATGCCGTATATTCCCCTGCATCCGATAAAACAGTTTGATTTTCAAATCAATCGAATTTTAACGTATGGCGATGAAGCCTGCAGCTTCGACGAGATTAAGGGCGCCGTTCCGCAAATCGTTGATTTGGACTCTTGGTACCGGGCCTGGCTCCGTCTGGGAGAACAGGCGGAGGCCGACAACAGGAAGCTCCATGCCGCCTATTATTACCGCCTAGCCGAGTTTTTTCTCAAAAAAGGGCCTGAAAAACAGAAAATGTACGAGAAATCGCTTCATAACTTCCGCAGCGTAATGGATCGGGATGAACGCTTGCGGGTGGAATACGTGCCTTACGAACATTCCTCGATGAAAACGTTTATTTTTGAAACGGAAAATCCGCTGGGGAATATGGTTGTTTTCGGGGGATACGATTCCTTTATCGAAGAATTCTATTTGGCGATTCAGGACCTGGCGAAGAGCGGTTATACGATTTATCTTTTCGAGGGGCCGGGACAAGGAGAGTCGCTAAAAAAGGGTCTCGCCTTCGAACCGCATTGGGAAAAGCCGGTGAGCGCCCTCTTTGATTATTTCAAGCTGGAGGATGTGTGCCTGATTGGCGTGTCGTGGGGCGGCTATTTGGCGCTGCGCGCGGCGGCTTTTGAGCGGAGAATAGCGAAAACGGTTGCCTATGATGTCCTTTATGACGGGTTTGACTGTATTATCAACCCGTTTCCCGCAGCGATGCAGACGGTCATCAAGCTGATGTTCCGGATGAGAGCCAAGAGCCTGATTAACTTCGTGCTGCGGCAGGCCATGAAAAAGCAGCTTATTTTGGACTGGGCGATCTCGCATGGGCAATATATTACCGGCACAGACAGTCCGTATCATTTTTACATGGACTTGAAGCGGCATACGCTGCGCGGCATCACTTCGAAGATCAAATGCGATGTGCTGCTGCTCGCCGGAGAGCGCGATCATTATATTCCCAGTACTCATTATCATTTATTGATGAACCGGCTTACCAACGCCAACACGGTAACGGGCAGAATGTTCACC